A stretch of DNA from Granulicella pectinivorans:
GTGCAGCACGCCGGTAACACCAGCGACAACTACCAGGTGATCTTCACCTATCCCGGCGAGGTGGAGCTGAGCTTCTCGTCGACGCAGTTCGGGAACACAGGTTACTTCGATGTGGCCGAGACGATCTTCGGCACCACAGGCCATGCGGAGGCTCCGTACTCCGGACCGCTGCGTATTGTGGGCGAGCAACCGTGGACATGGGCGAACGATGCTGCCGCCACTGCCGCTCCGGCGAAGTTCGCAGCCGATGGATCCTTCACCGACAACCTTGCGCTGGCTGACCCGATGAAGGATCGCGGGTTCATCGAGAGCATTACGTCGGGCAAGTTTCATAACCAGATTGCTGCGGGTGTCGAGAGCGCACGGAGCTGCATGCTCGGACGCCAGGCGGCGGTGCTAGGCCGCGAAGTGACGTGGGATGAGTTGCTCAAGCATCCCGAGACGTTCTCGCTCGGCATGGATGTCTCGCAGTTCAACTAACTGGGCCCTTATTGTCTTCCTCCTGTTTTGATCCGGGTAGACTCACCGTTTTCCAACGTAGAATGAGCGCCTTCCCTTATTTCCTCCAGATTGCTGAACCCTCTACAAGGAGAGCCAGATGATTTCTGAATCGCTTTTTACACTGAACTGTCATACCTCCCCGCTGCGGCGCAGCTCCTTCCTGCGGCGTACCGCAACGCTCACTTTGCCAATGGTCTTTTGCGGTGTGATGCTGATGCCAGCTTCGCTCCTGGCTCAGAACACAACTGCCGACGTCATCGGCACAGCCACGGATGCTTCGGGTGCCGTGGTTCCGGGCGCCACGGTGCAGTTGACCGACGTAGGCACACAGGAGAAACGAACGGTGACGTCGAATGATGCCGGCCAATATACGTTCACACTCCTGAAGCCGAGCCACTACACGCTGACCGTGATGGGCAAAGGCTTCAAGACAGCCACGATTCAAGATTTCGCGCTGGCTGCAGGGGATCGTGCGCGTGAAGATGCGCACCTCACGCTCGGATCCGAAGATCAGGTCGTGCAGGTAGAGGCCCAGGCACCGGCGCTGCAGTCTGACTCATCTGTGCTCAGCAGCACCGTGACCGAAAAGGCCACGCAGGAGCTTCCGCTAAACGGACGCAACTTCTATAACCTGGTGCAGATTACGGCAGGTGCCACGGAGGGCTTGAACAACGGGCTCGCAAGCGGTAACCGCCCCGATGACCGGCGCTTAACGTCGTCGGTCTCGGTGAACGGACAGGCAGACGTCATCAACAATCAGTTGATCGATGGCATGGACAACAACGAGCGCGTGATCGGCTCCATTGGCGTCCGTCCTTCGGTCGATGCGATTCAGGAAGTTAACATCCAGACGAATACGTTCACGGCGGAGTCGGGGCGTTCGGCAGGCGCGATCATCAATGTGATCACGAAATCCGGAACGAATAAGCTGCATGGGTCGGTGTACGAATTCCTCCGCAACGATGTGTTGAATACGAATCCTTACAAGTTCGGTGCCTCTATTCCCAAGCCACACTACCGGCAGAACCAGTACGGCGGCAGCATCGGTGGCCCGATTTTGAAGGACAGGACCTTCTTCTTTGGAGACTATGAGGGACTGCGGATCGTGCGCGGCTTGAACCCGACACAGACGACAGTGCCAACTGCGTTTGAGCGCGCGAACCCAGGCAACTTCACCGACAACCCTGCAATCAACCAGACGGTCACCACGCCCGATAAGGTTGGCCTGCAGTATTTCAATCTGTTCCCTCTACCCACCAGCACCGCGCTGACGAACAACTACACGGTGTCGCCCTCGAACTCGCAAACGAGCGATACAGCGGACGGACGCGTGGATCACCGCTTCAGCGCTTCGGACTTCGGGTTCATTCGCTATACGTTCAATCGTGTCATCACCAATGTCGGCGGCCTCTTTCCCTCCGTCAGCGCAGCCGGTTTGACGATTGCGCCTGGTGGCAACCTGAGCAGCTATGCGGGTCCGGCAAAGAGCCTCGCGCACCAGGTGCAGTTCAACTACATCCACACCTTTACGCCGAACCTTCTGTTGGAGTTGAAGGCTGGCTACACCTTCCTGAACAACCGCCAAGATCCACAGAACTTCGGCCTGGCACCGAATACCGCATTCGGACAGGCGAACATAAACTTCAGCCCGCGCACGAGTGAGCTTTCGCCGGTCACGATCAGCCAGGGAGCAACGCTGGGCGGACATCCGCCGATCGTGTATCTCGAAAACACGTGGCAGTATGTCGGCGCAGTAAGCTGGACGCATGGCAAGCAGACCATCAAACTGGGCGGCGGTGTCATCCGCCGTCAGGACACAACGACGCAGACCGACTCCGCATCGGGCTCATGGACCTTCACCAACTTCGCGACCCTGCTGGCTGGAAACTACAGCAGCCTGAGCCGGAACGACATCCTCTTCCAGCCGCACAACCGTACATGGGAACCGCATGTCTACGTGCAGGACGACTGGCACGTAGCGCAGAGCCTCACCATCAACCTAGGCCTGCGTTGGGACCTTTATACGCCGTATACCGACACCAACAACATCCTTTCGAACTTCGATACGGATACCGGCAAAATCGTCGTGGCAGGCACGCCCGGTGTGGATGGTCACGGCAACGTGCGGGTCGACTATTCCAACCTCGCTCCGCGCGTCGGCTTTGCCTACACCCCCATCGCGAAGACCGTTATTCGCGGCGGATTCGGCCTCAGCTTTGCGCCGGAGAATCTCACCTCCGGTTCGGCGCTTGTCAACCAGCCCTTCAACGCAACCATTGGTCCATGCAGCACAACGTCACCCTGCGATGCTTCCCACAAGTACTTCGCCGACGGACTTCCTGTGCCGGTAGCCAACTCCGCGACCAACCCGACCGGCTCGGTGAGCGCCGCTCTCGATCCTCACTTCAAGTCGACCTATATCGAGCAGTTCAACCTCACCGCAGAACGTGAGTTCGGCGGCAACCTCGTAACGGCTTCCTATGTTGGCGAACTCGGACGCCGGTTGGCCTATTACCTCTCGGACGTGAACGCGGCCAGCCCAAACAGCCAGTCGTTTGTGGACCCCACGGCAACCAACCTTGTGGTCTCCACCTTCAACTACAACACCCTGCGCCCTTACTACGGCACTTCGCCGGGGATCACTGGCGTTCCTCTCTTCACAAGCAAAGGCATCTCTTCGTATAACGCTCTGCAGCTTGTGTTCAAGCGGCGTCTGACGAAGGGCCTCGATACGTCGGTCACATACACCTACGCGCACAATCTGGACGACAGTGAGACGATCAGCAACGATGGCGGCGATGGCTTCGGCTCCGTACCTTCGCTCGTGCCAACACTCGAGTATGGCAACGCCAATCTCGATGTGCGGCATCGCGCGACGGGTGCCTTCAACTACTCGCTGCCGTTTGGCAACAGCTACCGGGGCATCCGCGGCGTCCTGGTGAAAGGCTGGCAGGCGAACGGCATCGTTGTGCTAAACACTGGCCTTCCCTTCTCCGTCACGAACATCGCCAACCGCAGCGGCACGCGGCCTGGCACAGCGAACACCGACCGCCCCAACCAGATTGCGAGCGCACGCATCGCCCATCCGTCCGTCTTGCAGTGGTTCAATACCGCGGCCTACCAGAGGCAGCTTGGCGGTGTAGTAGGCAACGAGCACCGCGATCAGGTCTCCGGACCCGGTCTTCAGCGCGTCGATCTGTCCCTCTTCAAGACCTTCACGATCACCGAAAGGGTGAACATGGAGTTCCGCACAGAGGCCTTCAACGTCATGAACACGGCGCAGTTCGCCTTCCCCAACGCCTCTCTCGGCAATGCTGCCTTCGGTACCATCACAAGCACAGCTAATGCCTATAACCCGCGGATTCTGCAGTTCGCGGCCCGCTTCAAGTTCTAACCGACTTACTACGCGGCAGGCCCTCTACCACGGGGCCTGCCGTATTTTTGTTGCTGATCCTTCCCAAGATTCAGGAGGTCTTCGTGCATAGACGATCATTTCTCAAAACAGCTTCTGCCGCTTCCCTTTCCATGGCGGTGAAGCCTTCGTTGTTGGCGAGCATGCAGCCCCGCGTCGCGTTTGGCGGCATCGGGATCGAGTCCAGCACCTACAGCCGCATTCGTGCGCGCATGCAGGACTTTAGCGTGCTCAGCGGAACTGCTCTCACCGAGTCTCAACGATTCGCCTTTCTGAAAAAGTATGCGGTCCCATTCCTGCCCACGACCGTAGCCGCAGCCACCCCCGGAGGTCCGGTCGACCGCGCAACCTACGCTGCGATCAAGCAGCAGTTTCTCGACGGCCTGAAGGCTCTGCTCCCACTGGATGGCCTCTTCCTGCCAATGCACGGCGCAATGTTCGTGGATGGGATGCAGGACGCCGAGGGCGACTGGATGGAAGCGGCGCGCAAGGTCGTTGGGCCGGACTGCCTCCTATCCGCGAGCTACGATCTCCATGGAAACGTCAGCAAACGAGTCATCGACAACATCGATATGTTGTCCGCCTTCCGCACCGCACCACACATCGACCGTGAAGAGACGATGCAAAGGGCCTGCGCCATGCTGCTGCACTGCCTGGAGCAGCACATCCGTCCCACGCTCGTATGGGCTCCGATCCCGGTCCTGATGCCCGGAGAGCGCAGCAGCACGACCTGGCAGCCGGGCGAGAGGCTTTGGGCACAGCTTCCGAAGCTGAATGAAGAGCCTGGAATCCTGGATGTCTCCATGCTCGTGGGATACGTCTGGGCCGATGAGCCGCGGTCTACCGCCTGTGCCGTCGTCACCGGAACAGCTGTCGCCAGCGAAAAGAAAATCGCCTTGTCCCTCGCGCAGCAGTACTGGGACGCACGCCGGGAGTTTCAGTTCGGCACGGAAACCGGAACCATCGACGAGTGCATTGAAAAAGCAATGAAGGCCAAAACACAGCCGGCAATCCTCGCCGATTCCGGCGACAATCCAACTGGCGGTGGAACCAGCGACCGCGCCGAGGTATTACAGGAGTTGCTGCGCCTGAAAGCAAAGAACGTTGTATTCGCTGGCATCACCGACAGACCGGCAGCCGACAAATGTTACGCAGCCGGTGTCGGCGCTACACTTCGCCTCTCGATTGGAGCCACGCTTGACCCGCTAGGCAGCACCCCCGTCCACGCGGTGGCGAAAGTGGTGTTCCTCCTCCCCGCGAAGGATGAAATGGATCGCGAGGCCGTCGTGCAGATCGAGGGTGTAACCCTTGTGCTGTGCGCGAAGCGGCGTCCCTATCACGACATCGTAGACTTCACGCGCCTCGGGCTTCAGCCACAGTACTTCAAGATTATCGTCGTGAAGTCCGGCTATCTGTCGCCTGAACTGGCCCCCATCGCGAATCCAAGCCTCATGGCGCTCTCCGATGGATCCATCAACCAGGATATCGTTCATCTGCCGCCGAACAAGTATCGGGTGCCTTCATATCCGTTTGTCGAGGACCTGACCTTCACGCCGAAGGCCTTCGTCTCGGCGCGTGCACCGGCATAAAGTCCTAGCCGTTACGCGCGCGCCAGATGGCTCCCGCGATCGGATCGATCACCTCGGACGGTGTTTGCATCGTTGGGAACTCAGCCTGGAGAGAGGCCATCAAGGCCTCTCGTACCGGCGCAACTTTCTCAAGGATGCTACCCGTGAACGCAAGCTGAGGCACCCACTCCGGATCGGGTGCCATCGTCCGCAGACGTCGCGCAATCAGTCGCACCAGATAAGCAAGAGACTCCCCTTCACGCTGCATCACAGCCTTGGCAGTCGCATCGCCATCCTCGGCCACCGCCACCACGAGACCGGTGAGAGCGGAGAAGTCCGGCGCGGGGATACTGTTCGCATACTCGATCAGGTGCTCCCGCGATGGGAGCTTCCAGAAGTCGAGGATCGCGGGCATCAGCTTCGTCGGAACGGCGCGAGTCGCGTCGTCCAGCGCCTCGTCGATGGCGAGAAAGGCGGCACGCAACGCCTGCAGGCCGATGCGATGGCCAGATCCCTGATCCGCAAGCGCAGGTCCCCATCCGCCCGCATTGAGCAAAGCACCGTTGTGGGCACGTCCGGCAACGTTCGATCCGGTGCCTGCGATCACAACGATGCCAGGTTGCCCCGGAAACGCCGCATCGAGCGCAATCTCCACGTCGCCGAGCAAGAGCCTCTCACCGGAGACGCGGCGATCGAAGGCAGCATGGAGCCAGTCGGCGACCAAGGGCACTGTCTCTCCGGCAGTACCGATGCAGGTGCGGCGGATGGCCTTCATGTCCACGCCACTGAGCGCCGTCAGATCAGCGAGCGCACTTTCAAGATGAACCGTCGCGGTGGCATCGTCGGTACGCATCCGCTTGATGGTGCCAGTGCGAACACGCGCGATCTCATGGGTCTCGTCGGCGAGCGCGTAGTCGGTCTTGGTGCCACCCACATCCAGGGCTAGATAAAAACTCATGCTCTCCCACACCACAACTTTCGCAAGCCGATACAGTCAGTCCATGCACCTGTCGCCATCAACGCAGCACATGCCACGGATTTTTATGCCATGGTGAAATTAGGTCTCTCAAACGCGTCTGAATGCCGAGGATCTTCTTGCTGTGCACCTTCGATAATAGAGCAAAATCAGATATTTTTACTCTCATCATTCTTGGGCTATTTATTTTTGATTGTCAATTAATTGAAATGATTTGGAAACGTTCAAGACATCTTTCTGAATCCAGCTTCGGCGACGCACTACTGCTTCGATCGACACAGTCGGTGTTGGGAGACCTGCGTCACCGGCCTAAGACACAAGACTGCAACCGCACCGTGTTCACACGCAAAACGAAACGTGCGCAGTCCGCCAAGTTCGGCGATCCTGCGCACGATCGATTGCAGTACTCCGTCTAGAACATGAACTTCGCGGCAAACTCCACCGTACGCTGCTCATAGGCGGGCGTACCGGAGACGCTCGTGATCGTTCCAACATTGCTGTTGCTGATGTTGGCGTTCGGCGTACCGAGGTTGGGGTGATTGAACACGTTGAAGGAGTCGGCCCGAAGCTGAACCTTGTAGCGCTCCTTGAACGCAATGTTCTTCTGCAGACTCATGTCCCAATCCTGAAAGCGCGGCCCGCGCAGCAGATCGTAACCGGAGTTGCCATAGAGCGCATAGCTCGTGGGAAAGGTGGACTTGTATGTGCTGCACGCGAAGATTCCGGTTGCGTTGTAGCACTGCGGTGCCGCGAACGCGGCCGTGTTGAACCACGCACTCCGGGTCTTGTTCGAGGGGTAAAGCGGAACCCCGGCTACGCGATCCGCACGCCCACTGACCAACCCTGTGATACCCGGAGCCGTATACGTCACCGAGAACGGCTGTCCGTTCTGAAACGTGCTGATCCCGGAGATCTGCCATCCGCTCACCAGCTTATCCACTAGGTTGCCCACGCCGCCAAGCAGCGCCTGCCCTCTCCCGAACGGCAGCACGTAGGAGTAATTCACAGTCAGCACCTGCGGAGCGATGCCGGAGATAGGTCCATAGGAGTCGGTAGAATTCGCTCCCGAAGGATTCTCGATATTCTCCGTCCCCAGCACACGTGTCCACGAGTACTCCGCGCCAAAGGCAAAACCATGGCGATACTGCTTATGCAGGCCCACCTGGAGCGAGTTCATCGTGCTGTGGTAGATCGGATAGATCAACTGCGTAATCGCCGAGAACGGTTGCACCAGGTTCGTGGACTGCGCGGACACACCCACCACAGGAGGATTGGCGAGGTTGATGTTCGGTTCAGTCGTACCAGGACCACCATGGTTGTTCTGTTTCAGATTGTGCTGCCCAACATAGCCCACGCGCAGATCGAAGCCGTTGTGAAACTGGTGCTCCACGGCCAGGTTGTACTCCTCCGTGTACGGCGTCTTCAGCGGCCCCTGCGTGGAGACGCTTGGATTCGCACTGAATGCACCGGTCGCCGAGAACGGCGCGTTCATGCTGAACGTCGGCGTGCTGGATGAGGAGTTGGTATAGGTCTGCGCGCCCGCGAACGGCAGCGTGCCGAATGCGGCCGAGTCGATATACGACGAAGGCAGCAGGTTGAAGTAGATCCCGAACGCACCACGCACAACCGTGTTCGGAAACGCCTCATACGCAAAGCCGGTGCGCGGCGCGAAGTTCTTCTTATTCTGCCCAAGATAATCGAAGACGTTGGTCGACAAACCCACCGTCGGCGCCAGTGCAAACGAGATGCTCGGATTGTTCAGGTAGGCCGGAATCGCCGACGCCGGATAGGCCTTCGCGAAAACGACAACCTTCTGCAACGATGGAATATACAGTGAGTTATTGCCGTACGGATTGTCGCGGAACCAGTTCAGATCGTAGCGGATGCCGAGGTTCAATGTCAGCTTCGACGTGACCTTCCAGTCATCCTGCAGGAATGCTCCGTACTGGCTGGAGATATTCCGCACGATATAGTTGTTCGGCGTCGGAAGCCCGGTTGAAACCGGATATCCCGCAATAAAGTCCGCCAGCGCATATCCCGTATACCGTCCCGTGAAGCTGAACGAACCACGCTGGGGGCTGGAGGCCGAATCGTTCCAGTGATTGTCGTACAGATACGAGAACCCCGCCTTGACCGAGTGCTTCGCGAACACCTTCGTGACCACCGCGTTGACCTGCGCATCCTGTTCCAGGTCCTTCGATCCGGACTCGCTCACACCGGTGATGTTGGTGATCGTGATCTGCGGAGCACCCTGGATCAGCTCTGCGCCAAGCCCGGGAATGATGTTCGAAAAGTTCGTCTGGTAGTTCTGCGGGGTCCGATAGATCGGCAGGTGGAAGTAAGAGCCATACGTATCCAGCACAAGCGTCGGAGAGAACGTGTGGGTATACCCCAAGATGAAGTTGCTGTTGTGCTCACCATCCTGCGCGTTGCCGCCCTGCAGGCTCGTGGATCCCTGCGTCGCGTTCGGACCATAGAAGGCACGCAGCCACGTAAAGCGAATCTGGTTCGTGTCGTTGATCTTGTGATCCAGCCGCAGTGAGAACCGTGTCGACTGGCTCAGCTCCTGCACCTGCTCGAAGG
This window harbors:
- a CDS encoding TonB-dependent receptor, producing MPASLLAQNTTADVIGTATDASGAVVPGATVQLTDVGTQEKRTVTSNDAGQYTFTLLKPSHYTLTVMGKGFKTATIQDFALAAGDRAREDAHLTLGSEDQVVQVEAQAPALQSDSSVLSSTVTEKATQELPLNGRNFYNLVQITAGATEGLNNGLASGNRPDDRRLTSSVSVNGQADVINNQLIDGMDNNERVIGSIGVRPSVDAIQEVNIQTNTFTAESGRSAGAIINVITKSGTNKLHGSVYEFLRNDVLNTNPYKFGASIPKPHYRQNQYGGSIGGPILKDRTFFFGDYEGLRIVRGLNPTQTTVPTAFERANPGNFTDNPAINQTVTTPDKVGLQYFNLFPLPTSTALTNNYTVSPSNSQTSDTADGRVDHRFSASDFGFIRYTFNRVITNVGGLFPSVSAAGLTIAPGGNLSSYAGPAKSLAHQVQFNYIHTFTPNLLLELKAGYTFLNNRQDPQNFGLAPNTAFGQANINFSPRTSELSPVTISQGATLGGHPPIVYLENTWQYVGAVSWTHGKQTIKLGGGVIRRQDTTTQTDSASGSWTFTNFATLLAGNYSSLSRNDILFQPHNRTWEPHVYVQDDWHVAQSLTINLGLRWDLYTPYTDTNNILSNFDTDTGKIVVAGTPGVDGHGNVRVDYSNLAPRVGFAYTPIAKTVIRGGFGLSFAPENLTSGSALVNQPFNATIGPCSTTSPCDASHKYFADGLPVPVANSATNPTGSVSAALDPHFKSTYIEQFNLTAEREFGGNLVTASYVGELGRRLAYYLSDVNAASPNSQSFVDPTATNLVVSTFNYNTLRPYYGTSPGITGVPLFTSKGISSYNALQLVFKRRLTKGLDTSVTYTYAHNLDDSETISNDGGDGFGSVPSLVPTLEYGNANLDVRHRATGAFNYSLPFGNSYRGIRGVLVKGWQANGIVVLNTGLPFSVTNIANRSGTRPGTANTDRPNQIASARIAHPSVLQWFNTAAYQRQLGGVVGNEHRDQVSGPGLQRVDLSLFKTFTITERVNMEFRTEAFNVMNTAQFAFPNASLGNAAFGTITSTANAYNPRILQFAARFKF
- a CDS encoding M81 family metallopeptidase, which produces MHRRSFLKTASAASLSMAVKPSLLASMQPRVAFGGIGIESSTYSRIRARMQDFSVLSGTALTESQRFAFLKKYAVPFLPTTVAAATPGGPVDRATYAAIKQQFLDGLKALLPLDGLFLPMHGAMFVDGMQDAEGDWMEAARKVVGPDCLLSASYDLHGNVSKRVIDNIDMLSAFRTAPHIDREETMQRACAMLLHCLEQHIRPTLVWAPIPVLMPGERSSTTWQPGERLWAQLPKLNEEPGILDVSMLVGYVWADEPRSTACAVVTGTAVASEKKIALSLAQQYWDARREFQFGTETGTIDECIEKAMKAKTQPAILADSGDNPTGGGTSDRAEVLQELLRLKAKNVVFAGITDRPAADKCYAAGVGATLRLSIGATLDPLGSTPVHAVAKVVFLLPAKDEMDREAVVQIEGVTLVLCAKRRPYHDIVDFTRLGLQPQYFKIIVVKSGYLSPELAPIANPSLMALSDGSINQDIVHLPPNKYRVPSYPFVEDLTFTPKAFVSARAPA
- a CDS encoding N-acetylglucosamine kinase, which encodes MSFYLALDVGGTKTDYALADETHEIARVRTGTIKRMRTDDATATVHLESALADLTALSGVDMKAIRRTCIGTAGETVPLVADWLHAAFDRRVSGERLLLGDVEIALDAAFPGQPGIVVIAGTGSNVAGRAHNGALLNAGGWGPALADQGSGHRIGLQALRAAFLAIDEALDDATRAVPTKLMPAILDFWKLPSREHLIEYANSIPAPDFSALTGLVVAVAEDGDATAKAVMQREGESLAYLVRLIARRLRTMAPDPEWVPQLAFTGSILEKVAPVREALMASLQAEFPTMQTPSEVIDPIAGAIWRARNG
- a CDS encoding TonB-dependent receptor domain-containing protein, which gives rise to MSPRRLRHVAGMTLLVILLACVPAALSQGITGTITGTVTDPTGAVIAGATVTITQTETNAVHTVTTSDAGTYTVPQLPSGHYTVKVDKDFFKGFKQSAITLSIDQIVQVNAQLAVGSKQDTVEVTATAPVIQKDDSSVGSVIDSQAIQNTPLNGRLSIVGLIALAPGVQGAGAQDQLATRGVTAAVGTGGRNAYGSLGSTLDGVTNQEVTLQRGEGEVPSLDAIAEFKFLSTGAPAEFNQPAQLVVVSASGTNTLHGEAFEYNRSKGTGAKTNFLGTGQAPARPPYQRNEYGGNLSGPVLIPHVYNGKDRTFFFAAFEGFHLTQSYPLTSQQPTLKMRGGDFSELLAGGACNSTSTSILIKDPTTGLPYAGNIITNLNPVDQQLLNILYPKPTQSGCGTNTFEQVQELSQSTRFSLRLDHKINDTNQIRFTWLRAFYGPNATQGSTSLQGGNAQDGEHNSNFILGYTHTFSPTLVLDTYGSYFHLPIYRTPQNYQTNFSNIIPGLGAELIQGAPQITITNITGVSESGSKDLEQDAQVNAVVTKVFAKHSVKAGFSYLYDNHWNDSASSPQRGSFSFTGRYTGYALADFIAGYPVSTGLPTPNNYIVRNISSQYGAFLQDDWKVTSKLTLNLGIRYDLNWFRDNPYGNNSLYIPSLQKVVVFAKAYPASAIPAYLNNPSISFALAPTVGLSTNVFDYLGQNKKNFAPRTGFAYEAFPNTVVRGAFGIYFNLLPSSYIDSAAFGTLPFAGAQTYTNSSSSTPTFSMNAPFSATGAFSANPSVSTQGPLKTPYTEEYNLAVEHQFHNGFDLRVGYVGQHNLKQNNHGGPGTTEPNINLANPPVVGVSAQSTNLVQPFSAITQLIYPIYHSTMNSLQVGLHKQYRHGFAFGAEYSWTRVLGTENIENPSGANSTDSYGPISGIAPQVLTVNYSYVLPFGRGQALLGGVGNLVDKLVSGWQISGISTFQNGQPFSVTYTAPGITGLVSGRADRVAGVPLYPSNKTRSAWFNTAAFAAPQCYNATGIFACSTYKSTFPTSYALYGNSGYDLLRGPRFQDWDMSLQKNIAFKERYKVQLRADSFNVFNHPNLGTPNANISNSNVGTITSVSGTPAYEQRTVEFAAKFMF